CATTAGTATTGGCCTTCCTTTGACTCTAGCGGCCATCTACTCTCTTTATTCCCAGGTGAGTACTTTATGACGaagatttattaattttaggTCATGTGTCTGTCATACAGTCTGTCTGTAAAGAATCTTCATCCTGCTTGGGGGCTGCTAAGTCGTTGTAATGACCTATAGATTTAACCTAATTGAACCTTAAACACATGCAGTTAACATGTGTAGCTTCATTCTAGCTTCTCTTAAGGTGAGATTAACAGCATCATTAACTTGGAGAAAAGAAATTGTTGTCAGGTTTATCAGAACAATTTGTACAACATTATTTGAGCTCATTATTTTGGGTTTTGATTAAAACAATCAAGAAATATATgtaattttgtacagacattaatggtctccagaggatgaagcccaCTGACCCggttgatcccctgacttttcctttagtgcCAGCATCAGGTCAAAaagtccaatactttggttcaCAACCAAATACCAGCTAAAGTAATGACAACGtgattaaaaatcaaacaacaagtgtttatgaataaacttccttacgaaggaggtccacTTACTGGGTCTCAAACtcaagtctcccagatcatagatgactgcactTTATACACCCATGACACAGAGCATGTaacgtgtagagaagaacttcaaaggtgattcttgctttgcacttttcatttattgcctatttttcaCAACCTAACTTTGAGGAAAGGAGATGggaaacaacaggttatggagagccccttgagagcacttcgcttgtgtcagtagctcggctttatctctggggaaaaCGCCCAACTcaaggagtgatgtccaaattaggaaatgtgtatcaggcagcaggtggatgtgactcccctcattgagacctgctgatagacgtaacagcagagcagaggagagagactgagatagcgatgtaaccgacctgcatgccggtatttgacattgtttttgttttttttcctgaaaacaaatcatttttaaaatatctgtatgaaataaatgttcataaaaaacccactatttgtgctttgccaaataacatatttgtattcaggcacaccccgaCAGTATATACTAGTCTTTTTGTCTGCATGAAtttgttgtatgtatgtgtctgtttgcatctatctactgtatgttttagaGGCATAATGCTCAGTGGAAACAAATTTCCCCATGAGTGCAATCATTATCTATCACTCTAtctttagcatgctaacacgctaaactaagatggtcattgtcattgtgagcatattagcatttagctcaacgGACtcctgtgcctaagtacagcctcataGAGCAGTTAGCATAGCTGTAGACTCTTCTTGTTGTTGAGTCTTGTAATATTGATTGGCCAGTGTGTCATATTTGATGACACATTGGCCAATGCATGAATGTTTCTGACTGCAATTGCTGGGCAGACATATTTGTCATTATGCAAAATTCCATCCActtgtatttttgcacattttgtgcaGAGATCTTAAATGAAAAGActagaaaattgaaaaaaaaatgtttccagctgctttgtttatttctaccattgttttcttgcaggtgcaaaataataatgttgctccaATCTACATCATCAACCTCCTCATCTCTGATATCATTCAGCTCTGCTGCCTGATCGGCAAAGTGGCAAAACCTGAGGACTGGAAGATCTATGTAATCTTCTCTTACATTCACTTCTTTAGTGTGCTGCCTAGTGTTGGCTTCATGGTCTGTGTCGCCCTGGAAAGGTAGCTATCTGTCTTTCCTGTATGTTTTTAGCTACTTCCATGTGTATGACCATTATATTACCATATAAATCTGAAGCTCCTCAAAGTCAGGAATATTCTGTATCTGATGATAGACTGTGTATCTTGTgtttcaggtatttggtcatcACATGGCCACTGTGGTACCACGTCAGAAGAACCATCAAGATCTCTCTTGTGGTCTGTGCTGTGGTCTGGACCCTTCCTCTTGTTTCTGTCGTTCTTCCCTATTTCTTGGTTAACCCTAAGGTCTCAAAAACCATTTTCGCCATCTTCTTCCTTGCTCCTTTACCACTGTTCATATTCTTCCTGGGTGGGACCCTCAAAGCCCTGTCTGCTGCCATCTCGGTCtcctctgatgaaaaacgacgaATTGTGGGAATGTTGGTCCTGGTGCTGCTCATCTACACACTGCTGTTTCTACCCACCATCATCTGGTTCCTGGTAAAAGAATCAATTCATAATCATACCTTCAGCGACCTGAGTGAAATGCTTTTTGAGTTCAGTCCTCTTGCAGACTtgattctgtatgttttcatgagGAAAGGGGCCATAGACAAGCTTTTggcctctctgtgttgttgcagaATGGACAGTGATGATAACAGCAGATCATCAGTATGAAAGACAACTACATGTACACAGTCAGCTCCAtgcaggcagagaaagagggagaaagaaaagggagaaaacagatgttaactgtaatgtgtctgaatgttaactaaaatgcacttaaactagcaaacaaaaaataaagtgttgtaTATGAGTGTATGACAACAAAAGACTTTGTGCCACATCATtagttgaaatgtttgtgtcagtTATGCTAAAAGAAAACTACTAACGTTGTTTGTTGTCAGCCAGTGGTGTGGCCATCACAAGTAGATGAAAAGGAAGCATTGTTTTGATTATGTTGTGAGAGAGGTGGTTAGTGGGAATTGTTTGTCCATGCAGGTTAACTTTTTCTGGTTCA
This genomic interval from Thunnus thynnus chromosome 14, fThuThy2.1, whole genome shotgun sequence contains the following:
- the LOC137197295 gene encoding G-protein coupled receptor 4-like, translating into MESNDYGDVKSNYNGYIYTNYGYSNATCPYYEPHMYLITCIIISIGLPLTLAAIYSLYSQVQNNNVAPIYIINLLISDIIQLCCLIGKVAKPEDWKIYVIFSYIHFFSVLPSVGFMVCVALERYLVITWPLWYHVRRTIKISLVVCAVVWTLPLVSVVLPYFLVNPKVSKTIFAIFFLAPLPLFIFFLGGTLKALSAAISVSSDEKRRIVGMLVLVLLIYTLLFLPTIIWFLVKESIHNHTFSDLSEMLFEFSPLADLILYVFMRKGAIDKLLASLCCCRMDSDDNSRSSV